The proteins below are encoded in one region of Tomitella fengzijianii:
- a CDS encoding magnesium transporter CorA family protein: MTDSFAPAPASLAPPAPRVRGVLWRADGGRVDGLSPRELAGESAAGARGTTFWIDVLWPDEAVLAELKDAFGLDTNAIEDSIAYDERPKAARHSGHLFVTAYATGIGGVGEGGPSAMTGAPAADAVDGGLNATVEDSAENAAFARWADMGNGADAGGVPGRSGGAGAGAAGRRRRRRHRRGGGSSAPSRLRASRVSMFVLSRGIITVRRDDRFDVDKAVTRWRGGSAGGAAGPMGLLHAILDVIVDGHLDTAEQFDDALEDIEDRLFDERTHDRSVQRSNYRLRKELVHFRRLVLPMRDVVSAIVRHRDDDRDAWPKELSSDFADLFDHVLRVAEWTESLRELVTTIFETNLSLQDARLNTVMKKLTGWAAIIAVPTAITGWFGQNVPYPGSEEVSGLIVSATAIVVLAVGLFVVFRRKDWI, encoded by the coding sequence ATGACGGACAGCTTCGCGCCCGCCCCCGCCTCGCTCGCGCCGCCTGCGCCCCGTGTGCGCGGGGTGCTTTGGCGTGCGGACGGGGGCAGAGTCGACGGTCTTTCCCCGAGGGAGTTGGCCGGCGAGTCCGCGGCCGGTGCGCGCGGCACCACGTTCTGGATCGACGTGCTGTGGCCAGACGAGGCGGTGCTCGCCGAGCTGAAGGACGCCTTCGGGCTGGACACCAACGCGATCGAGGACTCCATCGCCTACGACGAGCGGCCCAAGGCCGCACGGCACTCCGGCCACCTGTTCGTCACCGCCTATGCGACCGGAATCGGCGGCGTGGGCGAGGGCGGGCCGTCCGCGATGACCGGCGCTCCCGCGGCGGATGCGGTCGACGGGGGATTGAATGCGACGGTGGAGGACTCCGCGGAGAATGCCGCATTCGCACGGTGGGCGGACATGGGAAACGGGGCGGATGCGGGCGGCGTGCCGGGCAGGAGCGGCGGGGCGGGCGCCGGCGCCGCGGGGCGACGACGACGGCGGCGCCACCGCCGGGGCGGCGGCAGCTCTGCACCGTCGCGCCTGCGAGCGAGCCGGGTGTCGATGTTCGTGCTTTCCCGCGGCATCATCACGGTCCGGCGCGACGACAGGTTCGATGTCGACAAGGCGGTCACCCGGTGGCGTGGCGGATCCGCGGGCGGGGCGGCGGGGCCGATGGGGTTGCTGCACGCGATCCTCGACGTCATCGTGGACGGCCACCTGGACACGGCGGAGCAGTTCGACGACGCGCTCGAAGACATCGAGGACCGGTTGTTCGACGAGCGCACCCACGACCGTTCGGTGCAGCGGTCCAACTACCGGCTGCGCAAGGAACTCGTGCACTTCCGGCGCCTGGTGCTCCCCATGCGCGACGTGGTCTCGGCGATCGTTCGTCATCGCGACGACGACCGCGACGCCTGGCCCAAGGAGCTCAGCAGCGATTTCGCGGACCTGTTCGACCATGTGCTCCGCGTGGCCGAATGGACGGAGTCGTTGCGTGAGCTGGTGACGACGATCTTCGAGACCAACCTCTCGCTCCAGGACGCCCGGCTGAACACGGTGATGAAGAAGCTCACCGGCTGGGCGGCCATCATCGCGGTGCCCACGGCCATCACCGGGTGGTTCGGGCAGAACGTGCCCTACCCGGGTTCGGAGGAGGTCTCCGGGCTGATCGTGAGTGCGACGGCGATCGTGGTGCTGGCGGTGGGCCTGTTCGTGGTGTTCCGGCGGAAGGACTGGATCTGA
- the thpR gene encoding RNA 2',3'-cyclic phosphodiesterase gives MADGEGERAPDRRPRRLFTALVPPTDVRGAIAGALPGDLGVRWAHPEQMHVTLAFHGAVRDTGALVERITAAAAEHPPIRLRVGGAGSFDHHGGNVVWLSADGRTEQDRAELRGLAAGCGASHRFTPHLTLARVRRSQSASALAVAAAVEPVDVLVQEVSVVESLLGAGEGGRALYTVVARPGLGGPAGSGGGDGARRQA, from the coding sequence ATGGCGGATGGCGAGGGGGAGCGCGCCCCGGACCGTCGACCCCGCCGGCTGTTCACCGCCCTCGTTCCGCCGACGGACGTCCGCGGCGCGATCGCCGGGGCCCTGCCCGGCGACCTGGGCGTGCGCTGGGCGCACCCGGAGCAGATGCACGTCACACTCGCATTCCACGGCGCCGTGCGCGATACCGGGGCGCTCGTCGAGCGGATTACCGCGGCGGCCGCGGAACACCCGCCGATCCGGTTGCGGGTGGGTGGGGCGGGCAGCTTCGACCACCACGGCGGCAACGTCGTCTGGCTCTCCGCTGACGGGCGGACGGAGCAGGATCGCGCGGAGCTGCGCGGGCTCGCCGCCGGCTGCGGTGCGTCGCACCGCTTCACTCCGCATCTCACGCTGGCGCGCGTGCGGCGCTCGCAGTCGGCGTCGGCCCTCGCCGTCGCAGCGGCGGTGGAGCCGGTCGACGTTCTCGTGCAGGAGGTGAGCGTCGTCGAATCCCTGCTGGGCGCGGGGGAGGGCGGGCGCGCGCTGTATACGGTGGTGGCGCGGCCCGGACTGGGTGGGCCTGCGGGCTCCGGCGGTGGCGACGGGGCCCGGCGGCAGGCGTGA
- a CDS encoding SGNH/GDSL hydrolase family protein has protein sequence MAAAVGVIAAAGTLLSAGPAAAAPETTYYVSLGDSLSTGYQPDSNTDEPIAYSDRIYAALHADDPGLELKKFGCDGETSVSMVEGGHCDQYQQQSQLDAAAAFIEAHPGRIAYVTNDIGANDIFPCVSGGGGDSGSVDSGSVDSGSAGASVLPMAGCVAEKLGVIRTNLATIDSRIREAGGDDPVYVGMTYYNPMLASWLQGGMQRALAGATVPADNLLSAVITSTNSQHGWKTADVTAAFDTNDFTGNVDLPGVGTVPTNVARICTWTWMCSLGDIHANEAGHQVIADTFMPLLTGEGGAGGSLGSTGSSGSLGSVGSVADGPDGSVGSVGSVRALTGMGGS, from the coding sequence GTGGCGGCGGCCGTGGGGGTCATCGCCGCCGCGGGGACGTTGCTGTCCGCGGGGCCCGCAGCAGCCGCGCCGGAGACCACCTACTACGTATCCCTGGGGGATTCGCTGTCCACCGGATACCAGCCGGACAGCAACACCGACGAGCCCATCGCCTACAGCGACCGGATCTACGCGGCATTGCACGCCGATGATCCGGGGCTCGAGCTCAAGAAGTTCGGCTGCGACGGGGAGACCTCGGTCTCCATGGTCGAGGGCGGGCACTGCGACCAGTACCAGCAGCAGTCGCAGCTGGACGCGGCGGCGGCCTTCATCGAGGCGCATCCCGGCCGGATCGCCTACGTGACCAACGATATCGGCGCCAACGACATCTTCCCGTGCGTCTCGGGTGGGGGCGGCGATTCAGGCTCCGTGGATTCAGGCTCCGTGGATTCGGGGTCGGCGGGTGCGTCGGTCCTGCCGATGGCGGGCTGCGTCGCGGAGAAGCTGGGCGTGATCCGGACCAATCTCGCCACGATCGACTCGCGCATCCGTGAGGCCGGCGGCGACGACCCGGTGTACGTGGGGATGACCTACTACAACCCGATGCTCGCGTCGTGGCTGCAAGGCGGGATGCAACGTGCACTGGCCGGCGCGACAGTGCCCGCCGACAACCTGCTGTCCGCGGTGATCACCAGCACCAACTCGCAGCACGGGTGGAAGACGGCCGATGTGACCGCCGCGTTCGACACGAACGACTTCACCGGAAACGTCGACCTGCCGGGAGTCGGCACGGTGCCGACGAACGTCGCCCGGATCTGCACGTGGACGTGGATGTGCAGTCTCGGCGACATTCACGCGAACGAGGCGGGGCACCAGGTCATCGCGGACACGTTCATGCCGCTGCTCACGGGCGAGGGCGGTGCGGGCGGCTCGCTGGGCTCCACGGGGTCGTCGGGATCCCTCGGCTCGGTGGGCTCCGTCGCCGACGGCCCCGACGGGTCAGTGGGATCGGTGGGGTCGGTGCGCGCCCTCACCGGGATGGGCGGTTCGTGA
- a CDS encoding HEAT repeat domain-containing protein produces MTPRNNIDAGRRTADALAHPNPSVRLRAAMAAGSRPDASLAQTLVFRCAVEPDFYVRDMLTWALTRVPSAVTVPLLLDALGSDATQARSQALHTLSKIGDAAAWPAVAEHLGAEDDEVARAAWRASVSLVPAGAEETLATRLSAELGRGGAEMRRSLSRALAALGEYGAEATEAAGRSGDEAVRLHVRDTLALMADPDAAADAQVHAARRLRALGPQAAQGD; encoded by the coding sequence ATGACACCACGGAATAATATCGACGCCGGCCGCAGGACTGCGGATGCGCTGGCGCACCCGAACCCGTCCGTCAGGCTGCGGGCTGCCATGGCGGCAGGCTCGCGGCCGGACGCGTCGCTCGCGCAGACTCTGGTGTTCCGCTGCGCGGTGGAGCCCGATTTCTACGTCCGCGACATGCTCACCTGGGCGCTGACCCGTGTGCCGTCGGCGGTGACGGTGCCACTGCTGCTCGACGCGCTCGGATCCGACGCCACGCAGGCGCGGAGTCAGGCGCTGCACACGCTGTCGAAGATCGGCGACGCCGCGGCGTGGCCCGCGGTCGCGGAGCACCTCGGGGCGGAGGACGACGAGGTGGCGCGCGCGGCATGGCGCGCGTCGGTGTCCCTCGTCCCGGCCGGTGCGGAAGAGACGCTGGCCACGCGGCTGTCCGCGGAGCTGGGCAGGGGCGGTGCGGAGATGCGGCGCTCGCTCAGCCGGGCCCTCGCGGCGCTCGGCGAATACGGCGCGGAGGCCACCGAAGCGGCGGGACGTTCCGGCGACGAGGCCGTGCGCCTCCACGTGCGCGATACGCTGGCGCTCATGGCGGATCCGGACGCGGCAGCCGACGCGCAGGTGCATGCGGCCCGGCGTCTGCGCGCACTGGGGCCGCAGGCGGCGCAGGGCGACTGA